In the Vogesella sp. XCS3 genome, AGGTGGCCATTGCCACTTTCCGTATTCCGGCCGACAGCCCCAACCTGATCGAATCCAAATCGTTCAAGCTCTACCTGAACAGCTACAACCAGACCCGCATCGCCAGCTGGGATCAGGTACAAGCCCAGCTCAGCATGGACCTGAGCAATGCCGCCGGCGGCAAGGTAGAAGTCAGCCTACTGTCGCCCGCCGACTTTGCCCGCGAACAGATCGTGGAGCTGGCGGGCAGCAGCATCGACGAGCTGGATATCGACGTAGACAGCTACGCGCCCTGCCCGCAGGCACTACGCGCCGATGCGGCCAACATCGTCAGCGAAACGCTGTGCTCGCAGCTGCTCAAATCCAACTGCCTGGTCACCGGCCAGCCGGACTGGGGTAGCGTGCAGATCAGCTACACCGGCCCGCGCATCGACCGCGAAGCCCTGCTGCGCTACCTGATCGGCTTCCGCCAGCACAACGAATTTCACGAGCAGTGCGTAGAGCGCATCTTTACCGACGTGCTGCAAGCTTGCGCGCCACAGCGCCTGACCGTGTACGCACGCTATACGCGCCGCGGCGGCCTCGATATCAACCCGTGGCGCACTAACGATGCCAGCGCCGTACCGCCGGCCAACATCCGCACCGCGCGCCAGTAACAAGGTTGGCCGCTAGCGGATTTGATACACTGATGTTTTGTTTTTTCGCCACGGAAGCACACAAAAAACACGGAATAGCCCAGGGCCTAGTGGCCCGTATCGCGGCTTGTCGTGGGCTTCGTTCGGCTCCGTGGCGCTCTGTCTTTTCATACTGAAACTAGGTAAACCATGGCTCAATACGTGATGTCCATGCTCCGCGTGAGCAAGATCGTCCCCCCCAAGCGCCAGATCATCAAGGACATTTCCCTGTCCTTCTTCCCCGGCGCCAAAATCGGCCTGCTGGGCCTGAACGGCGCCGGTAAATCCACCGTGCTGCGCATCATGGCCAATGTGGACAAAGAGTACGACGGCGAAGTACAGCACCTGGCCGGCGTGAAAATCGGCTACCTGCCGCAAGAGCCGCAGCTGGACGCCGACAAGACCGTACGCGAAGAAGTGGAAAGCGGTATGGGCGACGTGATGGGCGCGCAAAAGCGCCTGGAAGAAGTCTATGCAGCGTATGCCGAGCCGGACGCCGACTTTGACGCCCTGGCCGAAGAACAAGCCCGCCTGGAAGCCATCATTTCCGCCGGCGCCGGTGACAACATCGAACTGCAGCTGGAGCTGGCCGCCGACGCGCTGCGCCTGCCACCGTGGGACGCCAAGATCGGCCCGCTGTCCGGTGGTGAAAAACGCCGCGTAGCGCTGTGCAAGCTGCTGCTATCGCAGCCGGACATGCTGCTGCTGGATGAACCGACCAACCACCTGGACGCCGAATCGGTAGAGTGGCTGGAGCAGTTCCTGGTGCGCTTCCCTGGCACCGTGGTGGCCGTCACCCACGACCGCTACTTCCTGGACAACGCCGCCGAATGGATTCTGGAGCTGGACCGCGGCGAAGGCATCCCGTGGAAAGGTAACTACTCCAGCTGGCTGGAACAGAAGGAAGCCCGCCTGCAACTGGAAAGCAAGCAGGAAGGCGCCCGCATGAAGGCCATGAAACAGGAACTGGAATGGGTGCGCCAGAACCCGAAAGGCCGCCAGGCCAAATCCAAAGCCCGTCTGGCCAAGTTCGAAGAGCTGTCCAGCCACGAATACCAGAAGCGCAACGAAACCCAGGAAATCTTCATCCCGGTCGCCGAGCGCCTGGGTAATGAAGTGATCGAGTTCGAAAACGTCAGCAAAGGCTTTGGCGACCGCCTGCTGATCGACAACCTGAGCTTCAAGGCCCCTGCCGGTGCCATCGTCGGCATCATCGGCCCGAACGGCGCGGGTAAATCCACGCTGTTCAAGATGATTGCCGGCAAAGAACAGCCCGATACCGGCACCGTGAAAATCGGCCAGACCGTACAAATGGCCTTTGTCGAGCAGCACCGCGACAGCCTGGAAGCCGACAAGACCGTCTTCGACGACGTCTCCGGCGGCCTGGACATGATCAACGTTGGCCGCTTCGAGATGTCCAGCCGGGCCTACCTGGGCCGTTTCAACTTCAAAGGCGCCGACCAGCAGAAAAAAGTGGGCATGCTGTCCGGTGGCGAACGCGGCCGCCTGCACCTGGCCAAGACGCTGCTGAAAGGCGGCAACGTGCTGCTGCTGGATGAACCGTCCAACGACCTGGACGTGGAAACCCTGCGCGCGCTGGAAGACGCCCTGCTGGAATTCGCCGGCACCGTGTTCGTGATCAGCCACGACCGCTGGTTCCTGGACCGTATCGCCACCCATATCCTGGCGGCGGAAGGCGAATCGCAATGGACGTTCTTTGACGGTAACTACCAAGAGTACGAAGCCGACAAGAAACGCCGTCTGGGCGAAGAAGGTGCCAAGCCCAAGCGTATCCGCTACAAGCCGGTCATTCGCTAAGCAAACTGTGCGGCCAACGTTGGCCGCAAAACAAAAAAGCCCGCAATTGCGGGCTTTTTTCTTGGCTACACCAACGATCAGGCAAAGATAGTGGGCTCTTGCAGGTCACCGATTTTGGCGAAGTTGGTCGGCTGTTCCAGATCACCGATCTTGGCGAAGTTGGTTGGCTGTTCCAGATCACCGATCTTGGCGAAGTTGGTTGGCTGCTCCAGGTCACCGATTTTGGCGAAGTTGGTTGGCTGTTCCAGATCACCGATCTTGGCGAAGTTGGTTGGCTGCTCCAGATCACCGATCTTGGCGAAGTTGGTTGGCTGCTCCAGGTCACCGATCTTGGCGAAGTTGGTTGGCTGCTCCAGATCACCGATCTTGGCGAAGTTGGTTGGCTGCTCCAGATCACCGATCTTGGCGAAGTTGGTTGGCTGCTCCAGATCACCGATCTTGGCGAAGTTGGTTGGCTGTTCCAGGTCGCCGATTTTGGCGAAGTTGGTCGGCTGTTCCAGGTCACCGATTTTGGCGAAGTTGGTTGGCTGCTCCAGATCGCCGATCTTGGCGAAGTTGGTTGGCTGTTCCAGATCGCCGATCTTGGCGAAGTTGGTTGGCTGTTCCAGGTCACCGATCTTGGCGAAGTTGGTTGGCTGTTCCAGATCACCGATCTTGGCGAAAACAGTCGGTTCTTGCAGGTCGCCGATCTTGGCAACGTCTTGGGCTTGGGCTGCACCGGCAAACAGGGCAATGGCAGTAGCGATCAGGGTCAGTTTTTTCATGGTAGTCATTCCTTTAAAAGTGTAATGGGTGGGGCGTGCCACCTGAACAAGACAAGGACTCAAACCATTCATACTCCAGCAGACCTTGTGTCTTGTTTGTACGTCCTTGCGATGTGGTCACTATAGTGATTATCTTCATTAGTAGATAGAAGAAGGCTTTGTTGCACAAATCAGTGCTTGCGTCCGTCCGGTAGAATGACCGCATGAGCAAGCCCCTTCCTCCCAAGTACCAAACCATCAACTGGCAGTCATACAACCAGTCCCTCAAGCAACGAGGGCAGCTCCTTCTCTGGCTCGACAAAGGCATGAACTGGTTGGCACCGGCTACCGGCAGGCGGGGACGGCAGCTAACTTTTTCTGATGCTGCCATCCAGTTCTGTCTCACCATCAAATGCCTCTTTGGCCTGGCGCTACGGCAAGCCACAGGTATGGTCGAAAGTATGTTGCGCCTGGCTGGCCTTGACTGGGCCGTCCCCGACTTCAGCACGCTTTCCCGCCGCCAGAAAGACCTGCAAGTCCGCATCCCGGTACAGAAAAAGCAAGGTTGTCTGCATCTCTTGGTGGATAGCACCGGCATCAAGATGATGGGTGAAGGCGAGTGGAAGGTGAAAAAGCATGGCGCTGATTACCGCCGCCAATGGCGCAAGCTGCATCTGGGCATAGATGCGCAAACGCTGGAAATCCGGGCAATGGAAGTGACCGACAATCGCACTGGAGATGCCACGATGCTGCCAGAGCTGCTATCGCAAATTCCGGCGGGAGAGGGACTGGTAACCGTCACCACGGATGGGGCGTACGACACACGCCTATGTTACGCAGCGATTGCAGAGCGTGGGGCGGCAGCCATCATTCCCCCACGTCGAAATGGCCAATTCTGGAAAGGGAATTTACGGGGCAATCAGGCTCGCAATGAGTCGCTACGAGCGGTGAAGTATCTGGGGCGCGCGCTCTGGAAAAAGTGGAGTGGCTACCATCGCCGCAGCTTGGTCGAAACGAAGATGCACTGTTTCAAATTGCTGGCAGATCGGGTTAAGTCACGGGACTTTGACCGGCAAGTAGCGGAGCTTCAAATCTGTGCAGCGATTCTGAATCGCTTCACAGCACTGGGCACGCCGCAAACGGTCCGTATGGGATAAATCCGTCTGGGGATTGGGGTAGTTCGACCTACGGCTGATTTGTGCAACAAAGCCATAGAAGAAGGTTTCGAACAAAGCATTTTAATTTTTTGAACTACTAATTTTCGATGAATATCATTGACTTACTGTCATTAGTAAAAGTTCAACTGCTTAACATTTATTAACACCCACACCAACAAGCAGTAATTCTGATTGATGAAAAAAGCAAAAACAGTATAAAAAAAGCAAAATATTCCAAAATCAAATCAAAATGCAATACCAATATCATTAAAACTCCACCGCCACAGGCACAAAAAAACCCCATCAGCGACCGGAGTCGCGGATGGGGCTGAGTAGGGTAACTATCTGGCAGGCTACTCAAATACCCAGGCATCCATGGTGACCGCCGCATATTCGATACCACGATGCAGGCTGCGCCCGGGCCGGCCCTGCGCGGCACCCATGGCAAAGAACAGTGGCAGCAAGTGTTCGTCGGTGGGGTGATTCTCACGTGCAAAAGGCGCCTGTGTTTGCCAGGCCAGCAGCGCTTCGCTATCGCCCTGCTCCAGCCGGGTGGCTACCCAATCGGCAAAGGCCAGCGCCCAGGGTTGTGCCGGTGCATCCGGTGCGCCCAACGCATACAGATTATGGGTAACGCTGCCCGAGCCAATAATCTGCACGCCATCTGCGGCCAGATCAGCCAACGCTTTACCCAGCAAATAGTGCGTGCGGGCATCCTGGCGTGGCAGGGTTGCCAGGGTAATCACCGGGATATCACCTTGCGGGTACATCATCAGTAGCGGTACCCAGGCACC is a window encoding:
- a CDS encoding class III extradiol ring-cleavage dioxygenase: MSLLAPLFISHGGPDVLINASPARHIWQQYAAAQPRPRAILIMSAHHLASEPLVGWSPRWQAVHDFGGFPRELYTLNYPAVSDEQLARQVQAKLAAAGVAAHLQQANGLDHGAWVPLLMMYPQGDIPVITLATLPRQDARTHYLLGKALADLAADGVQIIGSGSVTHNLYALGAPDAPAQPWALAFADWVATRLEQGDSEALLAWQTQAPFARENHPTDEHLLPLFFAMGAAQGRPGRSLHRGIEYAAVTMDAWVFE
- the ettA gene encoding energy-dependent translational throttle protein EttA; the encoded protein is MAQYVMSMLRVSKIVPPKRQIIKDISLSFFPGAKIGLLGLNGAGKSTVLRIMANVDKEYDGEVQHLAGVKIGYLPQEPQLDADKTVREEVESGMGDVMGAQKRLEEVYAAYAEPDADFDALAEEQARLEAIISAGAGDNIELQLELAADALRLPPWDAKIGPLSGGEKRRVALCKLLLSQPDMLLLDEPTNHLDAESVEWLEQFLVRFPGTVVAVTHDRYFLDNAAEWILELDRGEGIPWKGNYSSWLEQKEARLQLESKQEGARMKAMKQELEWVRQNPKGRQAKSKARLAKFEELSSHEYQKRNETQEIFIPVAERLGNEVIEFENVSKGFGDRLLIDNLSFKAPAGAIVGIIGPNGAGKSTLFKMIAGKEQPDTGTVKIGQTVQMAFVEQHRDSLEADKTVFDDVSGGLDMINVGRFEMSSRAYLGRFNFKGADQQKKVGMLSGGERGRLHLAKTLLKGGNVLLLDEPSNDLDVETLRALEDALLEFAGTVFVISHDRWFLDRIATHILAAEGESQWTFFDGNYQEYEADKKRRLGEEGAKPKRIRYKPVIR
- a CDS encoding IS5 family transposase — translated: MSKPLPPKYQTINWQSYNQSLKQRGQLLLWLDKGMNWLAPATGRRGRQLTFSDAAIQFCLTIKCLFGLALRQATGMVESMLRLAGLDWAVPDFSTLSRRQKDLQVRIPVQKKQGCLHLLVDSTGIKMMGEGEWKVKKHGADYRRQWRKLHLGIDAQTLEIRAMEVTDNRTGDATMLPELLSQIPAGEGLVTVTTDGAYDTRLCYAAIAERGAAAIIPPRRNGQFWKGNLRGNQARNESLRAVKYLGRALWKKWSGYHRRSLVETKMHCFKLLADRVKSRDFDRQVAELQICAAILNRFTALGTPQTVRMG
- the queF gene encoding NADPH-dependent 7-cyano-7-deazaguanine reductase QueF (Catalyzes the NADPH-dependent reduction of 7-cyano-7-deazaguanine (preQ0) to 7-aminomethyl-7-deazaguanine (preQ1) in queuosine biosynthesis), producing MTPTYTPEFSPLGKKVDYQDQYDNSLLFPIARQQKRDEIGVAANALPFAGVDLWTGFELSWLNARGKPQVAIATFRIPADSPNLIESKSFKLYLNSYNQTRIASWDQVQAQLSMDLSNAAGGKVEVSLLSPADFAREQIVELAGSSIDELDIDVDSYAPCPQALRADAANIVSETLCSQLLKSNCLVTGQPDWGSVQISYTGPRIDREALLRYLIGFRQHNEFHEQCVERIFTDVLQACAPQRLTVYARYTRRGGLDINPWRTNDASAVPPANIRTARQ